Proteins found in one Campylobacter lari genomic segment:
- a CDS encoding 30S ribosomal protein S1, translating into MSEVNKKVQNRLEDIIIEEDFEQMLEESFKSDEEATTQGIIVAIKGDEVFVNVGQKSEGILAIEEIQNDKGDFIFKEGDTLEVAIVGSRGGRSLLSHKKALRKQKVKEFIDNYKDDESMFDVKIIGKNRGGFVAVDENGVEFFLPKSQSSFKDSNNIINKTFKVKIIKIDKEAQSIVISRKKIVDEERKKRKEIISNVLNQEEIIEGIVKKITTYGMFVDVGGVDGLVHYSEISYKGPVNPSSLYSEGDKVPVKVIKYDKDKKHLSLSIKLAMPDPWDEIKDGLEVGDTIKVTVSNIEPYGAFVDLGNDIEGFLHISEISWDKNAKNPKDYISEGQELDVEVIEINAKERRLRVSLKNLLTKPFDEFLKSHKVGDVVKGSVTSVTNFGAFVKIANLEGLLHNEDASWNRNDKCKDMYKVGDVVEVKITKLDKENQKISLSTKELQKSPVQVYAQKHQVNDIISGKIRDIKDFGVFVELEEGVDALIHKEDLGNIDFSSLKVGDTIEALIVFIDEKKNRIRLSVKSLARMKEREALNEINDNDKVTLGDIIKDQLS; encoded by the coding sequence ATGAGCGAGGTGAACAAAAAAGTTCAAAACAGACTAGAGGATATTATCATAGAAGAAGATTTTGAGCAAATGCTTGAAGAGTCTTTTAAGTCTGATGAGGAGGCAACTACACAGGGTATAATTGTCGCGATTAAAGGCGATGAGGTATTTGTAAATGTAGGGCAAAAATCAGAAGGTATTTTAGCAATAGAAGAAATTCAAAATGATAAAGGCGATTTTATCTTCAAAGAAGGCGATACATTAGAAGTTGCTATAGTAGGTTCTCGCGGTGGCAGATCTTTACTTTCTCATAAAAAAGCTTTAAGAAAGCAAAAAGTTAAAGAATTTATTGATAACTATAAAGATGATGAAAGTATGTTTGATGTAAAAATCATTGGTAAAAATAGAGGTGGCTTTGTAGCTGTGGATGAAAATGGAGTAGAGTTTTTCTTACCAAAATCACAAAGTAGCTTTAAAGATTCAAACAATATCATCAATAAGACTTTCAAAGTTAAAATCATCAAAATAGACAAAGAAGCTCAAAGTATAGTAATTTCTAGAAAAAAAATAGTAGATGAAGAAAGAAAAAAACGCAAAGAGATTATTTCAAATGTGTTAAATCAAGAAGAAATCATAGAAGGCATTGTCAAAAAAATCACTACTTATGGTATGTTTGTTGATGTAGGTGGTGTTGATGGTTTGGTTCATTATAGTGAAATTTCTTATAAAGGACCTGTAAATCCTAGTTCTTTATATAGCGAAGGTGATAAGGTTCCCGTAAAAGTGATTAAATATGACAAAGATAAAAAACACCTTTCTTTATCTATCAAACTTGCTATGCCTGATCCTTGGGATGAAATTAAAGATGGTTTAGAGGTTGGTGACACCATTAAGGTTACAGTTTCAAATATAGAACCATACGGTGCTTTTGTTGATTTGGGAAATGATATAGAAGGATTTTTGCATATAAGTGAAATTTCTTGGGATAAAAATGCTAAAAATCCAAAAGATTATATTAGTGAAGGTCAAGAGCTTGATGTGGAAGTGATTGAGATTAATGCTAAAGAAAGAAGACTTAGAGTTTCTTTAAAAAATTTATTAACAAAACCTTTTGATGAATTTTTAAAATCACATAAAGTAGGTGATGTGGTAAAAGGTAGTGTTACTTCTGTGACTAATTTTGGTGCCTTTGTAAAAATTGCAAACTTAGAAGGTTTATTGCACAATGAAGATGCTTCGTGGAATAGAAACGATAAATGCAAAGATATGTATAAGGTTGGTGATGTTGTAGAAGTTAAAATCACCAAACTAGATAAAGAAAATCAAAAAATTTCTTTAAGCACCAAAGAATTGCAAAAAAGTCCTGTGCAAGTCTATGCGCAAAAACATCAAGTAAATGATATTATCTCAGGAAAAATTAGAGATATTAAAGATTTTGGAGTTTTTGTAGAACTTGAAGAGGGTGTTGATGCACTAATTCACAAAGAAGATTTAGGCAATATTGACTTTTCAAGTTTAAAAGTAGGTGATACAATAGAGGCTTTAATTGTTTTTATTGATGAAAAGAAAAATAGAATTCGTTTAAGCGTAAAAAGTCTTGCAAGAATGAAAGAAAGAGAAGCGTTAAACGAAATCAATGATAATGATAAAGTAACTTTAGGTGATATTATCAAAGATCAACTTTCATAA
- a CDS encoding 4-hydroxy-3-methylbut-2-enyl diphosphate reductase codes for MEIELAKSYGFCFGVKRAIKKAEQIKDAATIGPLIHNNEEITRLWKNYNVKTLNDINELSTEKKAIIRTHGITKQDLENLKQKDIEIFDATCPFVTKPQKICEQMSNEGYEVVIFGDENHPEVKGVRSYVSTKAYVILDEKELLDIKLPSKIAVVSQTTKKVEKFMEIVNFLMLRVKEVRVFNTICDATFKNQEAINELAKKSDVMIIVGGKNSANTKQLFLIAKNYCEDSYLIENEKEIQEEWFNGKKKCGISAGASTPDWVIDLVLEKIKEYTKIN; via the coding sequence TTGGAGATTGAACTAGCAAAAAGCTATGGATTTTGTTTTGGGGTAAAAAGAGCTATTAAAAAGGCTGAACAGATTAAAGATGCAGCTACTATAGGTCCCTTAATTCATAATAATGAAGAAATCACAAGACTTTGGAAAAATTATAATGTTAAAACATTAAATGATATCAATGAATTAAGCACGGAAAAAAAAGCCATCATCAGAACTCATGGTATTACAAAGCAAGATTTAGAAAATTTAAAACAAAAAGATATAGAAATTTTTGATGCAACTTGTCCTTTTGTAACTAAACCTCAAAAAATTTGTGAGCAAATGAGTAATGAAGGTTATGAAGTTGTGATTTTTGGAGATGAAAATCATCCTGAAGTAAAAGGGGTGAGAAGTTATGTAAGTACTAAGGCTTATGTAATACTTGATGAAAAAGAATTGCTCGATATTAAATTACCTTCTAAAATTGCAGTGGTATCACAAACTACAAAAAAAGTAGAAAAATTTATGGAAATTGTGAATTTTTTAATGCTTAGGGTTAAGGAAGTACGTGTTTTTAATACCATATGTGATGCAACTTTTAAAAACCAAGAAGCAATTAATGAACTTGCCAAAAAAAGCGATGTGATGATAATAGTTGGAGGAAAAAATTCAGCTAATACTAAGCAGCTCTTTTTGATAGCAAAAAATTACTGCGAAGATAGTTATTTAATCGAAAATGAAAAAGAAATTCAAGAAGAGTGGTTTAATGGTAAAAAAAAATGCGGTATTAGTGCGGGTGCTTCTACGCCTGATTGGGTGATTGATTTGGTTTTGGAAAAAATCAAAGAATACACCAAAATTAACTAA
- the aroA gene encoding 3-phosphoshikimate 1-carboxyvinyltransferase, whose translation MKISPISSFTAELEDIASDKSISHRFAIFSLLTQGTCKIKNYLKAQDTLHTLAIIQALGAGVEEIDGLICIKAPKYIKSPNCVLDCGNSGTAMRLLIGLLSAIEDEIFVLSGDCYLNARPMKRVSEPLMSLGAKIYGRANANLAPICIQGAKLDGFDFSSNIASAQVKSALILAALFAKKDSYFKEIELSRDHSEIILNKMGACIEYLNEEKTFIKINPLKEKLKAFEVCVPNDPSSAFYFALAACILPHSKVVLKNVLLNKTRIEAFKILEKMGVKITYSITNEDFESIGEICVESAPLKAVNVSENIAWLIDEIPALAIAFACAKGKSTIKNAKELRVKESDRIKSIVLNLQKCGLNVKEFEDGFEVEGGEAKSTKIESFGDHRIAMSFLILGLRCGMEVDDSECIKTSFPNFIDILNQIGAKIGD comes from the coding sequence ATGAAAATCAGTCCTATTAGTTCTTTTACAGCAGAGCTTGAAGATATAGCTTCTGATAAGTCTATATCTCATCGCTTTGCTATCTTTTCTTTGCTTACTCAAGGAACTTGCAAAATTAAAAATTATTTAAAAGCACAAGATACTTTACATACCCTAGCAATCATTCAAGCTTTGGGAGCGGGGGTTGAAGAAATTGATGGATTAATTTGCATTAAAGCTCCAAAATATATAAAATCTCCAAATTGTGTTTTAGATTGTGGAAATTCAGGTACAGCTATGAGACTTTTAATAGGTCTTTTAAGTGCTATTGAAGATGAAATTTTTGTACTTAGTGGGGATTGTTATTTAAATGCTAGACCGATGAAGCGCGTGAGTGAGCCTTTGATGAGTTTAGGGGCTAAAATTTATGGAAGAGCTAATGCAAATTTAGCACCTATTTGTATACAAGGAGCTAAGTTGGATGGTTTTGACTTTAGTAGTAACATTGCCTCAGCTCAGGTAAAATCAGCTTTAATTTTAGCGGCTTTATTTGCTAAAAAAGATAGTTATTTTAAAGAAATTGAGCTTTCAAGAGATCATAGCGAGATTATACTTAATAAAATGGGAGCTTGTATTGAATATTTAAATGAGGAAAAAACTTTTATTAAAATAAATCCTTTAAAAGAAAAATTAAAAGCATTTGAGGTGTGTGTGCCAAATGATCCATCATCGGCCTTTTATTTTGCTTTAGCCGCTTGTATTTTACCTCATTCAAAAGTAGTTTTAAAAAATGTTTTGTTAAACAAAACACGTATTGAAGCTTTTAAAATTTTAGAAAAAATGGGTGTAAAAATCACTTATAGTATTACTAATGAAGATTTTGAAAGTATTGGAGAAATTTGTGTTGAAAGTGCGCCTTTAAAGGCAGTAAATGTGAGTGAAAATATCGCATGGTTGATTGATGAAATTCCAGCTTTGGCCATAGCTTTTGCTTGTGCAAAAGGAAAAAGCACTATAAAAAATGCTAAAGAATTGCGTGTAAAAGAAAGTGATAGAATCAAATCAATTGTATTAAATTTGCAAAAATGTGGCTTAAATGTGAAAGAATTTGAGGATGGTTTTGAAGTAGAAGGTGGTGAAGCTAAAAGTACTAAAATAGAAAGTTTTGGAGATCATAGAATTGCAATGAGTTTTTTAATTTTAGGTTTAAGATGTGGAATGGAAGTAGATGATAGTGAATGTATTAAAACTTCTTTTCCAAATTTTATTGATATTTTAAATCAAATAGGAGCTAAAATTGGAGATTGA
- the pheT gene encoding phenylalanine--tRNA ligase subunit beta — protein sequence MIISRNWLNEWIDLSGISTQTIVKTLNSIGLEVDSFKSVKAPQKVVIGKVLEKVKHENSDKLNICKVDVGNEILQIVCGAKNVNKDQFVAVSLVGAVLPNGLEIKPAKLRGVESVGMICSSSELGFGKSNEGIMVLDESMGELVLGKALNEYDLFNDELIEIELTPNRGDCLSLYGVARDLSAVLDLNLKELNPLKESENSVGIGRILSVKNQSDVEGFFVYKALEIKEEFKLNITIQIRLALIEAYKNNNIENLLTYATHASGVIFCAYDFHKLCKECQIDEKIVLEIKTQKHGEYGVYYKDELIALAGIEQEDKFKINDESKIIIIEASYTHPQTIANAIAFYKKKNDTIYRSLRGSEPKLSLGMEYLFNECLKISAMSVFSGSQQVFKENEANIIGIFGAEIDKIIGMPIDKNNLVKILKKLGFEISVINDEQFNIKIPLHRSDIANIADISEEIVRIIGIDNIPSKALEFKEKNRLNKVYFDYQELKNLRLKASSNGYFESVHYVLDNEEELSQLGFKCIKNKLINPITNELNTLRSTLINHLLNAASFNLRNSKKKIKLFECGSVFDEFSNEHAKFAMIFSGYKEEAKITNKAKPVLVDFYTFLAELKSIIGEFSLQKSEYAFLSPYEQANVYKNGKRIGFVGRVHLSIENERDLVKTYICELDLEGLKQDFKTAKAYSKFPSMSRDLSIVIPKGFEYEKIKHTIAKLDIERLESFRVVDLYTDENLGDFYSLTINLVFRDFEKTLEDNIILEYIDKIIKALDDEHGLKLR from the coding sequence ATGATTATTAGTAGAAATTGGTTAAATGAATGGATTGATTTAAGTGGAATATCAACACAAACTATAGTAAAGACTTTAAATTCTATAGGATTAGAGGTTGATAGTTTCAAAAGTGTTAAAGCTCCTCAAAAAGTTGTAATAGGTAAGGTTTTAGAAAAAGTTAAACATGAAAATTCAGATAAATTAAATATTTGCAAAGTAGATGTTGGGAATGAAATTTTACAGATTGTTTGTGGGGCAAAAAATGTTAATAAAGATCAATTTGTAGCTGTATCTTTAGTGGGTGCAGTACTTCCAAATGGACTTGAGATAAAACCTGCTAAACTTAGAGGGGTTGAATCTGTGGGTATGATTTGCTCTTCTAGTGAGCTTGGTTTTGGAAAAAGCAATGAAGGCATTATGGTTTTAGATGAAAGTATGGGAGAGTTAGTTTTAGGAAAAGCTCTTAATGAATATGATTTATTTAATGATGAATTAATTGAAATAGAACTTACTCCAAATCGCGGGGATTGTTTGAGTTTATATGGTGTTGCTAGAGATTTAAGCGCAGTACTTGATTTAAATTTAAAAGAATTAAATCCTTTAAAAGAAAGTGAAAATAGCGTAGGTATAGGAAGAATACTAAGTGTTAAAAATCAAAGTGATGTTGAAGGGTTTTTTGTTTATAAAGCATTAGAGATTAAAGAAGAATTTAAGCTAAATATTACGATACAAATTCGTCTTGCCTTGATTGAAGCGTATAAAAATAATAACATAGAAAATCTTTTAACTTATGCGACTCATGCAAGTGGGGTAATTTTTTGTGCTTATGATTTTCATAAGCTTTGCAAAGAATGTCAAATTGATGAAAAGATTGTTTTAGAAATTAAAACTCAAAAGCATGGAGAATATGGAGTTTATTACAAAGATGAATTAATTGCTTTAGCGGGTATAGAGCAAGAAGATAAATTTAAAATCAATGATGAAAGTAAAATCATCATTATAGAAGCAAGTTATACTCATCCTCAAACTATAGCAAATGCAATAGCCTTTTATAAAAAGAAAAATGACACCATATACCGTTCTTTAAGAGGTAGTGAGCCTAAGCTTTCTTTGGGAATGGAGTATTTATTTAATGAGTGCTTGAAAATTAGCGCGATGAGTGTTTTTTCTGGAAGTCAACAAGTTTTTAAAGAAAATGAAGCAAATATTATTGGTATTTTTGGTGCAGAGATTGATAAAATCATTGGTATGCCTATAGATAAAAATAATTTAGTAAAAATTCTTAAAAAATTAGGCTTTGAAATAAGTGTAATAAATGATGAGCAATTTAATATCAAAATCCCACTTCATCGTAGTGATATAGCAAATATAGCTGATATTAGTGAAGAGATAGTAAGAATTATTGGCATTGATAATATCCCATCAAAAGCTTTAGAATTTAAAGAAAAAAATCGCTTAAATAAAGTGTATTTTGATTATCAAGAGCTTAAAAATTTAAGATTAAAAGCAAGTAGCAATGGATATTTTGAAAGCGTGCATTATGTTTTAGATAATGAAGAAGAATTAAGTCAATTAGGATTTAAATGTATTAAAAATAAGCTTATCAATCCTATTACCAATGAGCTTAATACTTTAAGAAGTACTTTGATAAATCATCTTTTAAATGCAGCAAGCTTTAATCTAAGAAATTCAAAAAAGAAAATCAAACTTTTTGAATGTGGTAGTGTTTTTGATGAGTTTTCAAATGAGCATGCTAAATTTGCAATGATCTTTAGTGGCTACAAAGAAGAAGCTAAAATCACAAATAAGGCCAAGCCTGTTTTAGTGGATTTTTATACTTTTTTAGCAGAATTAAAAAGCATTATAGGCGAGTTTAGTTTGCAAAAATCAGAATATGCATTTTTAAGTCCATATGAGCAAGCAAATGTATATAAAAATGGCAAGCGTATAGGTTTTGTAGGTAGAGTGCATTTGAGTATAGAAAATGAAAGAGATTTGGTTAAAACTTATATTTGTGAACTTGATTTAGAAGGCTTAAAACAAGACTTTAAAACTGCTAAAGCTTATTCTAAATTTCCATCTATGAGCAGGGATTTAAGTATAGTTATACCTAAGGGTTTTGAATATGAAAAAATCAAACACACTATTGCTAAATTAGATATTGAAAGATTAGAAAGTTTTAGAGTGGTAGATTTATACACAGATGAGAATTTAGGAGATTTTTATAGCTTGACTATTAATTTAGTATTTAGAGATTTTGAAAAAACCTTAGAAGATAATATTATCCTTGAATATATTGATAAAATCATCAAAGCTTTAGATGATGAGCATGGTTTAAAACTTCGATGA
- the pheS gene encoding phenylalanine--tRNA ligase subunit alpha, with product MQDMIEKIASADTLAELENIKVNVLGKKGILTLEFAKLKDLQGEEKKEFANGLNKARDEFNEAYQIKLKELEEKALNEKMKQDVQDFSFFDETSNAGALHPIMQTMDKIIEYFTALNFSIEKGPLIEDDFHNFEALNLPQNHPARDMQDTFYFEDKTLLRSQTSPVQIRTMLSQKPPIRMIAPGAVFRRDFDITHTPMFHQVEGLVVEEGDKVNFANLKDMLEHFLKHMFGDVKVRFRPSFFPFTEPSAEVDISCVFCKGCGCRVCKQTGWLEVLGCGVVDPNVYKFVGYKNVSGYAFGLGVERFAMLLHKIPDLRSMFEGDLRLLEQFR from the coding sequence TTGCAAGATATGATAGAAAAAATTGCTTCTGCAGATACTTTAGCAGAACTTGAAAATATAAAAGTAAATGTTTTGGGAAAAAAAGGTATTTTGACTTTAGAATTTGCAAAGTTAAAAGATTTGCAAGGTGAAGAAAAAAAAGAATTTGCTAATGGTTTAAATAAAGCAAGAGATGAATTTAATGAAGCTTATCAAATAAAATTAAAAGAATTAGAAGAAAAAGCTTTAAATGAAAAAATGAAACAAGATGTGCAAGATTTTAGCTTTTTTGATGAAACTTCAAATGCAGGTGCTTTACACCCGATTATGCAAACTATGGATAAAATCATAGAATATTTTACAGCTTTAAATTTCAGCATAGAAAAAGGGCCTTTGATTGAGGATGATTTTCATAATTTTGAAGCATTAAATTTACCGCAAAATCACCCTGCAAGAGATATGCAAGATACTTTTTATTTTGAAGATAAAACCTTGCTTAGATCCCAAACTTCTCCAGTTCAAATTAGAACTATGTTATCTCAAAAACCACCTATTAGAATGATAGCACCAGGTGCAGTTTTTAGAAGAGATTTTGATATTACGCATACGCCTATGTTTCATCAAGTAGAAGGACTTGTGGTAGAAGAAGGCGATAAGGTGAATTTTGCAAATTTAAAAGATATGCTAGAGCATTTTTTAAAACATATGTTTGGCGATGTAAAAGTGCGTTTTAGGCCTAGTTTTTTTCCTTTTACAGAGCCATCTGCTGAGGTAGATATTTCTTGTGTATTTTGTAAAGGTTGTGGATGTAGAGTTTGTAAGCAAACAGGATGGCTTGAAGTTTTAGGATGTGGTGTTGTTGATCCTAATGTTTATAAATTTGTTGGCTATAAAAATGTAAGTGGCTATGCTTTTGGTTTGGGTGTGGAGCGTTTTGCCATGCTTTTACACAAAATTCCTGATTTGCGTTCTATGTTTGAAGGTGATTTAAGATTATTGGAGCAATTTAGATGA
- a CDS encoding histidine triad nucleotide-binding protein has product MREKTVFELIVEGKIPANKVLESEKFLAFHDINPKAPIHILIIPKEHFKNFQELRPELMSEMTQFIQELATLLGLDKSGYRLITNCGKNSGQEVFHLHFHMLGGFELPKNKETQINPESLF; this is encoded by the coding sequence ATGAGAGAAAAAACTGTATTTGAACTAATAGTAGAAGGAAAAATTCCTGCTAATAAAGTTTTAGAAAGTGAAAAATTTTTAGCCTTTCATGATATCAACCCTAAAGCACCTATACATATTTTAATCATTCCAAAAGAACATTTTAAAAACTTTCAAGAATTAAGACCTGAGTTAATGAGCGAAATGACACAATTTATCCAAGAATTAGCCACTCTTTTAGGACTTGATAAAAGTGGGTATAGATTAATCACAAATTGTGGAAAAAATAGTGGACAAGAAGTTTTTCATTTACATTTTCATATGTTAGGTGGATTTGAGCTTCCAAAAAATAAAGAAACCCAAATTAACCCTGAATCACTATTCTAA
- the pckA gene encoding phosphoenolpyruvate carboxykinase (ATP), with translation MIGLENLGLENIGQVFHNLSYDELLKHEKNNNEGVCTKNGTFSVDTGIFTGRSPKDKYFVKQDPSQKYIAWGKINQPISEELFEKLLAKAKKQLSNSDIYIQDAYCGASLKSRKAVRFVTQIAWQAHFVKNMFIRPKEEELSEFKPDFVVYNACKCVNEDYEKDGLNSEVFVIFNIEKNIAVIGGTWYGGEMKKGIFSMMNYWLPLENKLSMHCSANVGENGDVALFFGLSGTGKTTLSTDPKRKLIGDDEHGWDDEGVFNFEGGCYAKCINLDPQSEPEIYGAIKQNALLENVVLKDDLSVDFNDGSKTENTRVSYPIEHILNHESSLSAGHPSNIIFLSADAFGVLPPVSKLSKEQAMYYFLSGYTAKVAGTERGITEPVATFSACFGEVFLPLHPTVYAKLLGEKISKHNVNVYLVNTGWSGGAYGVGKRMSIKATRACINAILDGSIQNCEFENYDLFNLAVPKELAGVESKLLNPINTWENKKAYEETKLKLAKMFIENFKRYEDVKEGAEFKLAGPAI, from the coding sequence ATGATAGGTTTAGAAAATTTAGGTTTAGAAAATATCGGACAAGTTTTTCATAATCTTAGTTATGATGAGCTTTTAAAACACGAAAAAAACAATAATGAAGGTGTATGTACTAAAAATGGTACCTTTAGTGTGGATACGGGAATTTTTACCGGAAGAAGCCCTAAGGATAAATATTTTGTAAAACAAGATCCTTCGCAAAAATATATTGCTTGGGGTAAGATTAATCAGCCTATTAGCGAGGAATTATTTGAAAAACTTTTAGCAAAAGCTAAAAAGCAACTTAGTAATAGTGATATTTATATCCAAGATGCATATTGCGGTGCTTCGTTGAAAAGTCGTAAAGCTGTGCGTTTTGTAACACAAATTGCTTGGCAAGCGCATTTTGTAAAAAATATGTTTATTCGTCCAAAAGAAGAAGAGCTTAGTGAATTTAAACCTGATTTTGTGGTGTATAATGCTTGTAAATGTGTAAATGAAGACTATGAAAAAGATGGTTTAAATTCAGAGGTTTTTGTCATTTTTAACATAGAAAAAAATATAGCAGTAATTGGTGGAACTTGGTATGGTGGAGAGATGAAAAAAGGAATTTTTTCTATGATGAATTATTGGCTTCCACTAGAAAATAAACTTTCTATGCATTGTAGTGCTAATGTTGGAGAAAATGGCGATGTGGCACTTTTTTTTGGGCTTAGCGGTACAGGCAAAACCACTCTTTCAACCGATCCAAAAAGAAAATTAATAGGCGATGATGAGCATGGTTGGGATGATGAGGGTGTGTTTAATTTTGAAGGAGGTTGTTATGCAAAATGTATCAATCTTGACCCTCAAAGTGAGCCAGAAATTTATGGAGCTATAAAGCAAAATGCACTTTTAGAAAATGTAGTTTTAAAAGATGATTTAAGTGTTGATTTTAATGATGGTTCTAAAACTGAAAATACTAGAGTTTCTTACCCGATAGAACATATTTTAAATCACGAATCAAGCCTTAGTGCAGGTCATCCTAGTAATATCATTTTCCTTTCAGCGGATGCTTTTGGTGTTTTACCTCCAGTTAGTAAACTTAGTAAAGAACAAGCAATGTATTATTTTCTAAGTGGTTATACTGCTAAAGTAGCAGGAACCGAAAGAGGTATTACTGAGCCTGTTGCGACTTTTTCAGCTTGTTTTGGGGAAGTATTTTTACCATTACACCCAACTGTTTATGCAAAACTTTTGGGTGAAAAAATCAGCAAGCATAATGTTAATGTTTATCTAGTCAATACCGGTTGGAGCGGTGGAGCTTATGGTGTAGGCAAGAGAATGAGTATTAAAGCTACTAGAGCTTGCATTAATGCAATTTTAGATGGTAGCATACAAAATTGTGAGTTTGAAAACTATGATTTATTTAATCTTGCAGTTCCAAAAGAATTAGCAGGTGTAGAAAGTAAGCTATTAAATCCTATTAATACTTGGGAGAATAAAAAAGCTTACGAAGAAACCAAATTAAAGCTTGCTAAAATGTTCATAGAAAATTTCAAACGCTATGAAGATGTGAAAGAAGGAGCAGAATTTAAATTAGCTGGTCCTGCTATCTAA
- a CDS encoding biotin/lipoyl-containing protein translates to MAKKLIDVMDTTFRDGFQSVYGARVLMNDFLPALEAAKEADIKHFEFGGGARFQSLFFYLNENAFEMMDKFRAIVGKEANLQTLARGVNTVALDTGSKEIIDLHAKMFAKHSTTTIRNFDALNDVNNLKFSGECIVKHGLKHEITITLMDLPPKCKGAHDVPFYERILKEILQAQIPFDSICFKDASGTSNPNKIYEIIKMARKNLPENMHIRLHTHETAGVSIACYLAALEAGVDGIDLAAAPVSGGTSQPDILTMLHALKGSNFDLGLDEEKILKYEEVLRDCLKDYFLPPEATAVNPLIPFSPMPGGALTANTQMMRDNNILDKFPQVIKAMQEVVEKGGYGTSVTPVSQFYFQQAFNNVMFGPWKKIADGYGKMVLGYFGKTPVAPDLEVIKLASEQLKLEPTTKLATDIADADESKSIAYIKKLLEKENLETSEENIFIVAACKEKGIAFLKGEAKVNVRKNSKLKPSLVNENQFTVSVNGNKYHVEVSAGFDRDVNVKSAVKVNSDKTEVKKAQVDDSANAIVASMNANVFKILVKENDSVKAGQVVAVLEAMKMEIEVSASKDGKIAELLVNAGESVSEGQALMTYK, encoded by the coding sequence ATGGCTAAAAAGTTAATTGATGTAATGGACACCACATTTAGAGATGGTTTTCAATCTGTTTATGGTGCTAGAGTTTTAATGAATGACTTTTTACCTGCTTTAGAAGCAGCTAAAGAAGCAGACATTAAACACTTTGAATTTGGCGGTGGAGCTAGGTTTCAAAGCCTATTTTTTTATTTAAACGAAAATGCCTTTGAAATGATGGATAAATTTAGAGCCATTGTTGGAAAAGAAGCAAATTTACAAACTCTTGCAAGAGGGGTTAATACCGTAGCACTTGATACAGGTAGTAAAGAAATTATCGATTTACATGCAAAAATGTTTGCAAAACATAGCACAACCACCATAAGAAATTTTGATGCATTAAATGATGTAAATAATTTAAAATTTAGTGGAGAATGTATAGTTAAGCATGGTTTAAAACATGAAATTACCATTACTTTAATGGATTTACCTCCAAAATGTAAAGGTGCTCATGATGTACCATTTTATGAAAGAATTTTAAAAGAAATTCTACAAGCTCAAATTCCTTTTGATAGTATTTGTTTTAAAGATGCAAGTGGAACTTCAAATCCAAATAAAATTTATGAAATTATTAAAATGGCTAGAAAAAACTTGCCTGAAAATATGCATATAAGATTACATACGCATGAAACTGCAGGGGTGAGTATAGCATGCTATTTAGCAGCTTTAGAAGCAGGTGTTGATGGTATAGATTTAGCTGCAGCTCCTGTTAGTGGTGGTACTTCCCAACCTGACATTTTAACCATGCTTCATGCTTTAAAAGGAAGTAATTTTGATCTTGGTTTGGATGAAGAAAAAATTTTAAAATATGAAGAAGTGCTAAGAGATTGTTTAAAAGATTATTTCTTGCCGCCTGAAGCAACAGCGGTAAATCCTTTAATACCTTTTTCGCCTATGCCAGGTGGAGCACTAACTGCTAATACACAAATGATGAGAGATAACAATATTTTAGATAAATTTCCTCAAGTTATAAAAGCTATGCAAGAAGTGGTAGAAAAAGGTGGCTACGGTACCTCGGTTACTCCTGTATCGCAGTTTTATTTTCAACAAGCTTTTAATAATGTAATGTTTGGACCTTGGAAAAAAATTGCAGATGGATATGGAAAAATGGTTTTAGGATATTTTGGAAAAACTCCTGTTGCTCCAGATCTTGAGGTAATTAAGCTTGCAAGCGAGCAATTAAAATTAGAACCAACTACAAAATTAGCAACAGACATTGCTGATGCAGATGAGAGTAAAAGTATAGCTTATATTAAAAAATTATTGGAAAAAGAAAATTTAGAAACAAGTGAAGAAAATATTTTTATTGTTGCAGCTTGTAAAGAAAAAGGCATAGCTTTCTTAAAAGGCGAAGCTAAGGTTAATGTTAGAAAAAATAGCAAATTAAAACCAAGTCTTGTTAATGAAAATCAATTTACTGTTTCAGTTAATGGTAATAAATACCATGTGGAAGTAAGTGCAGGTTTTGATAGAGATGTTAATGTTAAAAGTGCTGTCAAGGTAAATTCAGACAAAACAGAAGTGAAAAAGGCACAAGTAGATGATAGTGCTAATGCCATCGTTGCGAGTATGAATGCAAATGTATTTAAAATTTTAGTCAAAGAAAATGATAGTGTAAAAGCAGGGCAAGTTGTAGCTGTACTTGAAGCTATGAAAATGGAGATTGAAGTTAGTGCAAGTAAAGATGGAAAGATTGCAGAACTTTTAGTAAATGCTGGTGAGAGTGTAAGTGAAGGCCAGGCTTTAATGACTTATAAATAA